The following coding sequences are from one Rutidosis leptorrhynchoides isolate AG116_Rl617_1_P2 chromosome 11, CSIRO_AGI_Rlap_v1, whole genome shotgun sequence window:
- the LOC139874333 gene encoding putative F-box protein At1g50870 — MSNYMPSVQIKILCRLPVKSLIRFRSVSKEWKSLIDSSEFNSNYFVHQDQRRRLLLWGGEYDEYCWIVDDDDLFPQHKISLRYHMVFNRQLNINQIKFVGSSYGLLCFTRRYLSGGDYLNRYVIWNPEIRKSVVIDALHYKRINVGFGVCPNTLDPKIVKINIIKVSKEHARYDDDLQQYI; from the coding sequence ATGTCAAATTACATGCCTTCGGTACAAATCAAAATCCTTTGCCGTCTTCCTGTTAAATCATTGATTCGATTTCGATCAGTCTCGAAAGAATGGAAGTCGTTGATTGATAGTTCTGAATTTAATTCGAATTACTTTGTCCACCAGGATCAACGACGTCGTCTTCTTCTATGGGGTGGTGAGTATGATGAGTATTGTTGgatagttgatgatgatgatttattcCCCCAACACAAGATTTCGTTAAGGTATCATATGGTCTTTAATCGACAGTTAAATATAAACCAAATAAAGTTTGTTGGTAGCTCTTATGGCTTGCTTTGCTTTACTCGTCGTTATTTAAGTGGAGGTGATTATTTAAATCGCTACGTTATATGGAATCCTGAAATAAGAAAAtcagtagtaattgatgcacttcatTATAAGCGTATTAATGTTGGTTTTGGTGTTTGTCCTAACACTCTTGACCCTAAAATTGTCAAGATAAATATCATTAAAGTTTCCAAAGAACATGCTCGATATGATGATGACCTTCAGCAGTACATATAA